A region from the Solibacillus sp. FSL H8-0523 genome encodes:
- a CDS encoding ketoacyl-ACP synthase III translates to MTTVKAIEYHFPTNYQTNDPNNKLTKKLGISTRYIAEQDETASDLAIQAAEKLFAKGICQKGEIDFLLFCTQAPDYILPTTACIIQEKLKLRTSCGALDFNLGCSGFIYGLALAKGLIESGQAKKVLLLTADTYSKFVHNQDLGTSLLFGDGAAATLITESSDEGVGPFVYGTDGSGAKDLIIYAGGAREPMDSEALIEVADEKGNIRTRSNLYMNGSEVFNFAMREVPKAIADLLHKEQTTLNDYDYFIFHQANAYMLEALRRRLGIDKTKFSIQLKDCGNTVSSTIPIALKREIEQGNIKNGDKVLLVGFGVGLSWGVCAIKISA, encoded by the coding sequence ATGACAACAGTCAAGGCAATAGAATACCATTTCCCAACAAACTATCAAACTAATGACCCGAACAATAAATTAACTAAAAAGCTTGGCATATCAACGAGATATATCGCGGAGCAGGATGAAACTGCTTCTGACTTAGCGATACAAGCTGCTGAAAAGTTATTTGCAAAGGGCATTTGTCAAAAGGGTGAAATTGATTTTTTGCTTTTTTGCACACAAGCACCAGATTATATTTTGCCGACAACAGCCTGCATCATTCAGGAGAAATTAAAGCTTCGGACGAGTTGCGGTGCACTGGATTTTAATTTAGGCTGTTCGGGATTTATTTATGGTCTGGCTCTTGCAAAAGGTCTGATTGAAAGTGGGCAAGCGAAAAAGGTGCTGCTTTTAACAGCAGATACGTATAGTAAATTTGTTCACAATCAGGATCTCGGTACCTCTTTATTATTCGGGGATGGAGCAGCGGCGACTTTAATTACGGAATCTTCCGATGAAGGCGTGGGACCATTTGTATATGGAACAGATGGCAGCGGGGCAAAAGATTTAATCATCTATGCAGGCGGGGCGAGAGAGCCAATGGATTCTGAAGCTTTAATAGAAGTGGCAGATGAAAAAGGCAATATTCGAACGCGCAGCAATTTGTATATGAATGGATCAGAAGTATTCAATTTTGCGATGAGAGAGGTCCCAAAAGCAATTGCTGATTTGTTACACAAAGAACAGACGACCTTGAATGACTATGATTATTTTATTTTTCATCAAGCGAATGCGTACATGCTAGAAGCTTTGAGAAGAAGACTCGGTATTGATAAGACTAAGTTTTCCATTCAATTGAAGGATTGTGGCAATACGGTTTCATCTACAATTCCAATTGCTTTAAAAAGAGAAATCGAACAGGGAAACATAAAAAATGGGGACAAAGTGTTATTAGTTGGGTTCGGTGTAGGACTATCTTGGGGTGTTTGCGCAATCAAGATCAGCGCGTAA
- a CDS encoding stage V sporulation protein S, with the protein MDSLKVSSRSNPNSVAGALVAVIREQGYAEMQAVGAGALNQAVKAVAIARGFVAPSGTDLICAPAFADITIAGEDRTALKLLIEKRKR; encoded by the coding sequence GTGGATTCATTAAAAGTATCATCTCGTTCTAATCCGAACTCAGTTGCAGGGGCACTAGTCGCGGTCATTCGGGAACAAGGGTATGCAGAAATGCAAGCAGTTGGAGCAGGCGCACTGAATCAGGCGGTAAAAGCGGTGGCCATTGCGAGAGGATTTGTGGCACCGAGCGGAACGGATTTAATTTGTGCACCAGCTTTTGCAGATATTACGATTGCTGGTGAAGATCGAACAGCACTTAAGCTTCTTATTGAAAAACGTAAACGATAA
- a CDS encoding stage V sporulation protein S, with protein sequence MDALKVSSRSNPNSVAGALVAVIREQGFAEMQAVGAGALNQAVKAIAIARGFVAPSGTDLICAPAFADIIIAGEDRTALKLLVEKRTR encoded by the coding sequence GTGGATGCATTAAAAGTATCATCTCGTTCTAATCCTAATTCTGTGGCAGGAGCACTAGTTGCGGTCATTAGAGAGCAAGGCTTTGCAGAAATGCAAGCGGTCGGCGCAGGGGCACTGAATCAGGCAGTCAAGGCAATCGCTATAGCGAGAGGGTTTGTGGCACCGAGTGGAACGGACTTAATTTGTGCACCTGCATTTGCGGATATTATAATTGCAGGGGAAGATCGAACGGCATTAAAACTACTTGTTGAAAAAAGAACACGTTAA
- the rfbA gene encoding glucose-1-phosphate thymidylyltransferase RfbA — translation MKGILLAGGSGTRLYPLTKSISKQMLPIYDKPMIYYPLSVLMLAGIREVLIISTPRDIEGFKELLGDGSKLGMQFDYAVQEHPNGLAEAFIIGADFIGDSSVAFVLGDNIFYGSNLSPVLKEAASLTNGSIILGCYVNDPRAYGVVEVDAQHNAISIEEKPEKPKSSYAIPGLYFFDNKVVQFANEVQPSARGELEITSILERYMQQGELIVKLAGRGLAWLDTGTHESLLEASNFVEAIQKRQGLYIASIEEIAYRKGYITKKELIELAEPLMKTDYGKYLMDVTQMVEETVEIVS, via the coding sequence ATGAAAGGCATACTTCTAGCAGGCGGTTCAGGAACGAGGCTGTATCCTTTAACGAAATCCATTTCAAAACAAATGCTACCGATTTACGACAAACCGATGATTTATTATCCGCTATCTGTATTAATGCTGGCGGGAATAAGAGAGGTTTTAATTATTTCTACCCCGCGTGATATTGAAGGCTTTAAGGAGCTTTTAGGGGATGGAAGTAAGCTAGGGATGCAGTTTGACTATGCGGTTCAGGAGCATCCAAATGGTTTAGCTGAGGCCTTTATCATTGGCGCGGATTTTATCGGTGATTCGTCCGTTGCATTTGTGTTAGGAGATAACATTTTTTACGGGTCTAATTTATCGCCTGTATTAAAAGAAGCAGCATCCTTAACGAATGGCAGTATAATTTTAGGCTGTTATGTCAATGACCCGCGCGCTTATGGCGTAGTTGAAGTAGATGCGCAGCACAATGCCATTTCAATAGAAGAAAAGCCGGAAAAACCGAAATCTTCTTATGCGATTCCAGGGTTATATTTCTTTGATAACAAAGTTGTTCAGTTTGCTAACGAGGTGCAGCCATCTGCGCGAGGGGAACTGGAAATTACCTCGATTTTAGAAAGATACATGCAGCAAGGTGAACTGATTGTAAAGCTTGCAGGGCGTGGGTTAGCTTGGCTAGATACGGGCACACATGAATCACTATTAGAAGCCTCAAATTTTGTTGAGGCAATTCAAAAACGGCAAGGCTTGTATATTGCGAGTATTGAAGAGATTGCCTACCGAAAGGGCTATATTACAAAGAAAGAGCTCATTGAACTTGCAGAACCTCTTATGAAAACAGATTACGGGAAATATTTGATGGATGTTACACAAATGGTCGAAGAAACTGTCGAAATTGTATCTTAA
- a CDS encoding WbqC family protein, with product MNVALMQPYFFPYLGYFQLIHAVDEFVVFDQAQYIRRGWINRNRLLNPHKESVYINVPVHKAPRETKIKDILINHTSSWKDTIFQQLSYYRKAPNYAFVLDFMTDCLASDAVYLSELNTSVLKKVCVLLEIDTKITVLSERLPLLTEMDAADDWGIAVSKALHATTYINAIGGMDFYDQQKYLANDLDIQFIKTELKPYQQFHNEFVPGLSIIDVLMFNEPEQVKQMLEIHELIK from the coding sequence ATGAACGTTGCCTTAATGCAACCGTATTTCTTTCCCTATCTGGGTTACTTTCAGCTTATCCACGCGGTCGATGAATTTGTTGTTTTTGACCAAGCACAGTATATCCGAAGAGGCTGGATTAACCGTAATCGACTGTTGAATCCACACAAAGAAAGCGTTTATATCAATGTGCCTGTACACAAAGCGCCTCGAGAAACAAAAATTAAAGATATATTGATCAATCATACGAGTAGTTGGAAGGACACGATTTTTCAACAACTCAGCTATTACCGGAAAGCACCGAACTATGCATTTGTACTGGATTTTATGACGGACTGCTTGGCGAGTGATGCGGTTTATTTAAGTGAACTAAATACGAGCGTCTTAAAAAAAGTTTGCGTTTTATTGGAAATCGATACAAAAATCACGGTTTTATCTGAGCGCTTGCCCCTGTTAACTGAAATGGATGCAGCGGATGACTGGGGAATTGCAGTCTCAAAAGCGCTACATGCTACTACCTACATTAATGCTATCGGTGGTATGGATTTTTACGATCAACAAAAATATCTCGCCAATGATTTAGATATTCAATTTATTAAAACCGAGCTAAAACCGTATCAACAATTTCACAATGAGTTTGTACCGGGTTTGTCCATTATTGATGTGCTGATGTTTAATGAGCCAGAACAAGTAAAACAGATGTTAGAAATTCATGAACTAATTAAATAG
- the rfbB gene encoding dTDP-glucose 4,6-dehydratase, which yields MKKLLVTGGAGFIGGNFIHYVLEKYPHYKLYNLDALTYAGDLTKHSAIESLENYHFIKADITNEHEMMHLFEKERFDFVVHFAAESHVDRSIIEPGIFVQTNVLGTQVLLEAARRVGITKFVHVSTDEVYGELDLDPTTFFTEETPLQPNSPYSASKASSDFLVQAYHHTYGMPMNITRCSNNYGPYHFPEKLIPLTINRVLKDEKVPVYGDGQNIRDWLHVMDHCAAIDVVLHEGVDGEVYNIGGHNERTNLQVVKTIIQALGKSEQLIEFVEDRLGHDKRYAIDPSKIEQLGWKPKFTFESGINQTIKWYMDNKAWLEQVNRRRIQMY from the coding sequence ATGAAAAAGCTATTAGTAACGGGTGGAGCTGGATTTATCGGTGGTAATTTTATTCATTATGTACTTGAAAAATACCCTCATTATAAGCTCTATAATTTGGATGCACTGACGTATGCAGGCGATTTAACGAAGCATTCTGCGATAGAATCGTTGGAAAATTATCATTTTATCAAAGCGGATATTACAAATGAACATGAAATGATGCATTTATTCGAAAAGGAACGATTTGATTTTGTCGTTCATTTTGCTGCAGAAAGTCATGTAGATCGGTCCATTATCGAGCCTGGTATTTTTGTTCAAACCAATGTTCTAGGTACACAAGTGTTATTAGAAGCAGCGAGACGCGTCGGGATTACAAAGTTTGTTCACGTCTCAACTGATGAAGTTTACGGGGAGCTCGATTTGGACCCGACAACCTTTTTCACAGAAGAAACGCCGTTACAGCCAAATAGCCCATATAGTGCAAGTAAAGCATCCTCGGATTTTCTTGTACAGGCATATCACCATACTTACGGAATGCCCATGAATATTACGCGTTGTTCGAATAACTATGGCCCTTACCATTTTCCTGAGAAGTTAATACCTTTAACGATTAATCGTGTTTTGAAAGATGAAAAAGTACCGGTGTACGGGGATGGTCAAAATATCCGTGACTGGTTGCATGTGATGGATCATTGCGCAGCGATTGATGTCGTGTTGCATGAAGGTGTCGACGGTGAGGTCTACAATATCGGTGGTCATAATGAACGCACGAATTTACAAGTCGTGAAGACCATTATCCAAGCATTAGGTAAGTCAGAACAGCTGATTGAATTTGTCGAGGATCGTTTAGGTCACGATAAACGCTATGCCATCGATCCATCGAAAATTGAGCAATTAGGATGGAAGCCGAAATTCACCTTCGAATCAGGGATCAATCAAACGATCAAATGGTATATGGACAATAAAGCGTGGCTTGAGCAAGTGAATCGTAGGCGCATTCAGATGTATTGA
- a CDS encoding CpsD/CapB family tyrosine-protein kinase: MFWLKSRKKKKSLKLSRKARQLVTVTDMKSTVAEQYRMIRANITFSTPGQEIKTILVTSSTPGEGKSTNAANLGVVFAHEGKKVLIIDGDMRKSTLHQTFKTFNNIGLSNFLTKKISFEEAVQETFIVGLYVITSGPVPTNPAELLSSKAMDALILEAKKTFDIIIIDAPPLLSVSDAHILSNKCDGTLLIVHSGVAEKEVVRKATAILENSQATILGVILNKYVAPRSKDYYNAEHYMES; the protein is encoded by the coding sequence ATGTTTTGGCTGAAAAGTAGAAAAAAGAAAAAAAGTCTAAAGCTCTCAAGAAAGGCCCGACAACTTGTGACGGTTACAGATATGAAATCGACTGTGGCGGAGCAATATCGTATGATCCGTGCAAATATTACATTTTCTACGCCTGGCCAAGAAATAAAAACCATTTTAGTTACCTCCTCAACACCAGGTGAAGGGAAGTCTACAAATGCAGCAAATTTAGGCGTTGTTTTTGCGCATGAAGGAAAAAAAGTGTTGATTATTGATGGTGATATGCGCAAATCAACGTTGCATCAAACGTTCAAAACCTTTAATAATATCGGGCTGTCGAATTTTCTGACAAAGAAAATTTCTTTCGAAGAAGCTGTACAAGAGACATTTATAGTAGGGCTCTACGTCATTACAAGTGGTCCGGTTCCAACAAATCCAGCAGAATTACTTTCCTCAAAAGCGATGGATGCATTGATCCTGGAGGCCAAGAAGACGTTTGACATCATTATTATTGACGCGCCCCCCCTGTTATCGGTATCAGATGCACATATCTTGTCGAATAAATGTGATGGAACATTATTAATCGTTCATTCGGGTGTTGCAGAAAAGGAGGTTGTCCGAAAGGCAACGGCGATTTTAGAAAATTCCCAAGCGACCATTTTGGGAGTTATTTTAAATAAATACGTTGCCCCTCGTAGCAAAGATTATTATAATGCTGAACATTATATGGAATCCTGA
- a CDS encoding acyl carrier protein — MNLQQFITLCEEILEVEPGTLTMATRLDSIDEWDSLTRMDLVSYCDDKFNTTLPVEIFRDTETFQDVIDKVKPYLYVTAYEK; from the coding sequence GTGAATCTCCAACAATTTATTACATTATGTGAAGAAATTTTAGAAGTAGAACCAGGTACGCTAACAATGGCTACACGTTTAGACAGTATAGATGAATGGGACTCCTTAACGAGGATGGACTTAGTTTCTTATTGTGATGACAAATTCAACACAACACTTCCTGTTGAAATTTTTCGAGATACAGAAACATTTCAAGACGTAATCGATAAAGTGAAGCCGTATTTATATGTGACGGCCTATGAAAAATGA
- a CDS encoding GNAT family protein has protein sequence MENKVYLRAFEHSDISFLNTIRNNDTLYQTTTGNKYYISSEHDKKWIEDKIFNNYNQLYLVICSSESQQPLGYVCANNIDYINRKAEWGGLIVTNELNSKGIGTDAGYLLLDHLFGELGMNMVYAYVNENNKASYRLSEKYGFKKDGLIRNFVYKQNRFHNVYVFSILKSEYVNNKTLYVE, from the coding sequence ATGGAAAACAAAGTATATTTAAGAGCTTTTGAGCATAGTGATATTAGTTTTTTAAATACTATTAGAAATAATGACACGCTTTATCAAACAACGACAGGTAATAAATACTATATTTCTTCAGAACATGATAAAAAATGGATAGAGGACAAAATATTTAATAATTACAATCAGCTCTATTTAGTTATTTGTAGTAGTGAAAGCCAACAACCACTTGGGTACGTTTGCGCAAATAACATTGACTATATCAACAGAAAGGCGGAATGGGGAGGGCTAATCGTTACGAATGAACTGAATAGTAAAGGGATTGGCACAGACGCGGGCTATTTACTATTAGATCATTTATTTGGCGAATTAGGTATGAATATGGTATATGCCTATGTAAATGAAAATAATAAAGCATCATATCGTTTATCTGAGAAGTATGGATTTAAAAAAGACGGGTTAATTCGAAATTTTGTTTATAAACAAAATCGTTTTCACAATGTCTATGTGTTTTCAATCTTGAAATCAGAATATGTAAATAACAAAACATTATACGTTGAGTAA
- a CDS encoding acetyltransferase, protein MKNEDILLIGDGEFAEIAYEYFTYDSPYRVVAFAVEKEYLKKDTLYDLPIIPFEEIEQYYAPAQYKVFVAINSTKLNRPRTRLYHEVKNKGYEVVSYISSKAFVWPNVTIGENTFIFEHNVLQHHARVGNNVIMWSGNHIGHRSVIKDNCFITSQVVIAGRCEIGESCFLGVNSTLNDSIKIAKDCLISSGAVVNKHTKEGFIYSGNPAKENKITSYRYYGIAAEPYINH, encoded by the coding sequence ATGAAAAATGAGGACATTCTATTAATTGGTGATGGCGAATTTGCTGAAATTGCCTATGAATACTTTACGTATGATTCACCATATCGTGTCGTGGCCTTCGCTGTTGAAAAAGAGTATCTAAAAAAAGACACACTGTATGATTTGCCGATTATTCCTTTTGAAGAAATTGAACAGTATTATGCACCAGCTCAATATAAAGTGTTTGTTGCGATCAATAGCACAAAGTTAAATCGACCCCGGACTCGCTTATATCATGAAGTGAAAAATAAAGGCTATGAAGTCGTTTCTTATATTAGCTCAAAAGCCTTTGTTTGGCCCAATGTAACAATTGGGGAAAATACGTTTATTTTTGAACACAATGTCTTACAGCATCATGCCCGTGTAGGGAATAATGTCATTATGTGGAGCGGTAATCACATTGGCCATCGTTCAGTCATTAAAGACAATTGCTTTATCACGTCTCAGGTGGTGATAGCGGGACGTTGTGAAATTGGGGAAAGTTGTTTTTTGGGGGTTAACAGTACGTTGAATGACTCAATTAAAATCGCAAAAGATTGCTTGATTTCATCGGGAGCGGTCGTCAATAAACATACAAAAGAAGGCTTCATTTACTCGGGAAATCCCGCTAAAGAAAATAAAATCACTAGTTATCGATATTATGGAATAGCAGCTGAACCGTATATTAATCATTAA
- a CDS encoding DegT/DnrJ/EryC1/StrS family aminotransferase, whose product MNNPIQVTQSSMPAFTDYIDEIKDLWESKWLTNQGAKHAQLELEIAEFLKTPNVALFTNGHLALEASLEAFGLTGEVITTPFTFASTTHAIVRKGLTPIFADINPHDYTMQTENLERLITEKTSAILPVHVYGNLCDVKEIERIAIKYNLKVIYDAAHAFGVTVNGESMANFGDASMYSFHATKVFNTIEGGALTFKDSNLKHVINACKNFGITGPETIDYIGGNAKMNEFQAAMGLCNLRTLHQEIAKRKTVYERYLENLSGMADITIPTIQKEVASNYAYFPVLFDSTKTSRDDIQHELMKHNIYTRKYFYPLINELECYQSKFTTNPTPVAQQIAQNVLTLPLYADLSLDAVDCICSLIKAKLNPKKIIVSKGDIFI is encoded by the coding sequence ATGAATAATCCAATACAAGTAACACAATCGTCCATGCCAGCGTTTACCGATTATATCGACGAAATAAAAGATTTATGGGAAAGTAAATGGTTAACCAATCAAGGCGCAAAGCACGCACAGTTAGAGCTGGAAATAGCGGAGTTTTTAAAGACGCCCAATGTGGCACTCTTTACAAACGGGCATTTAGCACTGGAAGCAAGTTTAGAGGCTTTCGGGCTGACAGGCGAGGTTATTACGACACCATTTACATTTGCTTCAACAACGCACGCCATTGTAAGAAAAGGATTAACGCCTATTTTTGCGGATATCAATCCTCATGATTATACAATGCAAACCGAAAATTTAGAGCGACTCATAACCGAAAAAACGTCAGCGATCCTGCCTGTTCATGTATACGGCAATCTGTGTGATGTAAAAGAAATTGAACGAATCGCCATTAAATATAATCTGAAAGTCATTTATGATGCGGCACATGCTTTCGGTGTTACCGTAAATGGCGAGAGTATGGCCAACTTTGGAGATGCTTCGATGTACAGTTTTCATGCTACAAAAGTTTTTAATACAATTGAAGGTGGGGCTCTAACGTTTAAAGATTCCAACCTAAAACACGTCATAAACGCATGTAAAAACTTTGGTATCACTGGACCTGAAACGATAGACTATATTGGTGGTAACGCCAAAATGAACGAATTTCAAGCAGCGATGGGGCTTTGTAATCTGCGAACACTCCATCAAGAAATCGCCAAAAGAAAAACCGTTTACGAACGCTATCTAGAAAATCTAAGCGGCATGGCTGATATAACAATACCAACGATTCAAAAAGAAGTCGCTAGTAATTATGCGTATTTCCCAGTGCTATTTGACAGCACAAAAACTTCAAGAGACGACATCCAACACGAATTAATGAAACACAATATATATACAAGAAAATATTTTTATCCATTAATCAATGAACTTGAATGCTACCAATCTAAATTCACTACTAATCCTACTCCAGTCGCACAACAAATCGCACAAAATGTCTTAACACTGCCACTCTATGCAGATTTATCATTAGATGCGGTCGATTGTATTTGCAGCTTAATCAAAGCCAAACTCAATCCTAAAAAAATAATTGTTTCAAAAGGGGATATTTTCATATGA
- a CDS encoding Wzz/FepE/Etk N-terminal domain-containing protein: MEETITLREIFRVIRKRMVLIIIFIIISIGISLGITVYVLTPIYQAQTQILVNQKSNSVEANPWQSIESDLRLINTYNEIITSPVILTPVIEKLELDTTPEQLMKQISVSSKSESKVVNISVDATDPLRAVEIANTVAEVFKEQIPKLMSVDNITILSAAKQSDSPRPLKPNKELNLVVGAVIGFMLGVGLAMYLEFLDTTIKSEDDIETFLHLPVMGVVGLIPEEKVKKKSLFSQKDRRKKNVLAEK; this comes from the coding sequence TTGGAAGAAACTATCACTCTACGAGAAATATTCAGAGTAATAAGGAAACGAATGGTGCTTATTATTATCTTCATTATTATTAGTATTGGTATCAGTCTAGGGATAACGGTTTACGTCTTAACACCAATTTATCAGGCACAAACTCAAATATTAGTCAATCAAAAAAGTAACTCTGTGGAAGCGAACCCCTGGCAATCAATAGAGAGCGATTTACGATTGATTAATACGTATAACGAAATTATCACAAGTCCGGTCATTTTAACCCCAGTTATTGAAAAGCTTGAGCTAGATACTACGCCAGAACAATTAATGAAACAAATATCCGTGTCGAGTAAAAGTGAATCAAAAGTTGTAAATATTAGCGTCGATGCCACCGATCCATTACGGGCTGTTGAAATAGCAAATACCGTGGCCGAAGTATTTAAAGAGCAAATTCCAAAGTTGATGAGCGTAGACAATATTACGATTTTATCAGCAGCAAAACAAAGTGATTCGCCCCGTCCCTTAAAACCAAATAAAGAGCTGAATCTAGTAGTTGGAGCAGTCATTGGCTTTATGTTAGGTGTTGGGTTGGCAATGTACTTAGAATTTTTAGATACGACAATCAAGAGCGAGGATGACATTGAAACATTTTTGCATTTGCCAGTGATGGGTGTAGTTGGATTAATTCCAGAAGAAAAAGTGAAAAAAAAGTCCCTATTCTCGCAGAAAGATAGGAGGAAAAAAAATGTTTTGGCTGAAAAGTAG
- a CDS encoding CocE/NonD family hydrolase, translating into MIVNKKFYIAMIILLTVILSACSEERQGAIDVVIEDVFIEMNDGVKLASRIYRPNDVKSYPVLLARTTYNSGAFSSKEEGDYRKLGLTMAEKGYVVVIQDVRGLYGSEGEWRLFQDDASDGYQTVIWLNEQAWSNGKVGAFGKSAPGMTANLLATKNPPGLKAAFVQMAPSEFYEEVIAEGGIYRHELATRWMYFINTAYSIKMLQQGKIDDETYSTIVEKNKEFPELFRHTPLNRFPYLSDNPLFTSIFEHYIQDDYYDYYDIPANFSNINIPIYHLGGWYDTFLEGTMKNYLGLQQDGGDGAKGNQKLLMGPWTHQDFGQHGIDGDSAFFEGDEIYLINEMERWFDYWLKDIDTGVMAEDPITYYTIGANEWKTSSVWPVANVEEDTWYFTNEKSNSAMSINDARLSKQQPALQGVDQYKYDPKTPIITIGGRNLFGELGLGPLDQRPAEKHSLTYTSEPLTQPVEIGGTVTATLYVSSDAVDTDFTMKLTDVSPDGTSHILSEGALRMRFREGLDQEVFIEDGKVYEIEIDLQDISHVFKEGHRIRVAVASSNFPRFDRNSNTGNPLGVDSELDFVIAENTVHIGPDYPSHIKLPIIKHQE; encoded by the coding sequence ATGATTGTGAATAAAAAATTTTATATAGCGATGATTATCTTATTAACCGTCATTCTAAGTGCATGTTCAGAAGAACGGCAAGGAGCAATAGATGTTGTGATTGAAGATGTATTCATTGAAATGAATGACGGGGTAAAATTAGCTTCTCGTATTTATCGCCCAAATGATGTTAAAAGCTATCCGGTCTTGCTCGCGAGAACGACCTATAATAGTGGCGCATTTAGCAGTAAAGAAGAAGGAGACTACCGAAAGCTTGGACTAACAATGGCTGAAAAAGGCTATGTCGTCGTGATCCAAGATGTTAGAGGCTTATATGGTTCTGAAGGAGAATGGCGATTGTTTCAGGATGATGCATCAGATGGGTATCAAACGGTTATTTGGTTAAACGAACAAGCATGGAGCAATGGGAAAGTAGGCGCTTTTGGGAAATCTGCTCCTGGAATGACAGCGAATTTATTAGCAACGAAAAACCCACCTGGATTAAAGGCTGCCTTTGTCCAAATGGCACCTTCTGAATTTTATGAAGAAGTGATTGCGGAAGGTGGCATTTATCGACACGAACTGGCAACAAGGTGGATGTATTTTATTAACACGGCGTATTCAATAAAAATGCTACAGCAAGGCAAAATTGATGACGAAACCTATTCTACTATAGTGGAAAAAAATAAGGAGTTTCCAGAGTTATTTAGACATACACCGCTTAATCGCTTCCCTTATTTAAGTGATAATCCATTGTTTACGTCAATTTTTGAACATTATATACAAGATGATTACTATGATTATTATGATATTCCGGCTAACTTTTCGAATATTAACATTCCGATTTATCACCTTGGAGGCTGGTATGACACCTTTTTAGAAGGAACGATGAAAAACTATCTCGGTCTGCAGCAAGATGGAGGAGATGGAGCGAAAGGGAACCAAAAGCTTCTGATGGGCCCTTGGACGCATCAAGATTTCGGACAGCACGGGATAGACGGCGATAGTGCTTTTTTTGAAGGCGATGAAATCTATTTAATTAACGAAATGGAGCGTTGGTTTGATTACTGGCTAAAGGATATCGATACAGGTGTTATGGCAGAAGATCCGATCACGTATTATACAATTGGCGCTAATGAATGGAAAACGTCGAGCGTATGGCCCGTTGCAAATGTAGAAGAAGATACATGGTACTTTACAAATGAAAAAAGCAACAGTGCTATGTCAATCAATGATGCGCGTTTGTCGAAACAACAGCCGGCTTTACAAGGGGTAGATCAATATAAATACGATCCGAAAACCCCAATTATTACCATTGGCGGGAGAAACTTATTTGGCGAATTAGGACTGGGGCCTTTAGATCAACGCCCTGCCGAAAAACATTCATTAACCTACACATCAGAGCCGTTAACACAACCTGTAGAAATCGGGGGGACGGTGACAGCGACGTTATATGTTTCTTCAGATGCCGTTGATACGGATTTCACGATGAAATTAACGGATGTTTCACCCGATGGTACGTCCCATATATTAAGTGAAGGTGCGTTACGAATGCGATTCCGTGAAGGACTAGATCAAGAAGTCTTTATAGAAGACGGGAAAGTGTATGAGATTGAAATCGATTTACAGGATATAAGTCATGTATTTAAAGAGGGGCATCGCATTCGAGTCGCTGTCGCAAGCAGCAATTTCCCGAGATTTGACCGAAATTCAAATACCGGAAATCCGCTCGGTGTAGATTCAGAACTAGATTTTGTGATCGCAGAAAATACTGTTCATATCGGTCCAGACTATCCATCACATATCAAGCTACCGATCATAAAACATCAAGAATAA